The genome window TCTTGTTCGTTTCAGCGATTCTAAAACGAAGGAGCACCAGTCCAGATTTGGAATGTCTTCCTCTTTGTCAATTGCAAGTAGAAAACTTTGTTTAACAGTTGTTGACTTTGTTATCTCTACAAACAAAGTGTTCCAGTAGGCTAGGAAATTTAGCTTGAATAATCGTCCGCCAGTGGTTTGCTCTGACATAGTTCTTGCAAGCAAAGTATGAGTAATTTTGTTTCTGTCTGGCCACTGGTTTTTGAACTCATCTATGGTTGTTTCTGCGCCTTGAGTAGCCGTATTATTCTCCACTATTGCTCCTTTTCTAGGCTTATTTTTTTCTCGTACAATAACATTACCCTTTGGAATACCAAACACGTCATGTACTGAATCTCGGGTGATTTTTATCTTGTGATTTCCTATGTTTAGTGTGCTGTATTGCTCGTCATAGTTTCGTACGAGCCAATACCCTAAACGTGTGCTTATATGATAAAGCTTTATATTAAGGACATCACCAAATCCAATGCTTTTCACATCCGCCACCTGCGCTTCAGTAAAGTGCTTAACTGTATCCAAAAAACCTGAAGGACTGCACCGTAGGCTTATTACATCATGATGATAATGATAGAACGGTCTTGGTTCTGACCTAAAAGGTTCTGCATCGGTAATCTTCCGTTTCCCCTCGATAGGATCCATCTGCTTTTCGTTTTTCGATTGTTTCTTTTTTACTGGTTCAAAGTCTTCACCATCTTGGTTAGTTGTAGTACTTGGCCTTTTTCTTGTGTTTTCACCTCTTTTGACTATCAAATTTCTAATAGGTtcttcaaagtcatcatcatcatcttctagaCTATAGTTTGTATGCTTTTTATTAACCTTTGATTTATGAGGTTGCTTTGTCATAATCGCCTGAATCGGGGgttcaaaatcatcatcatcatcagcaacCCCTACATCATATTCCAATACAAAGTTTTTAAAAGATGGGATGAATCATGCTAATGCTGCTTGCTATCTCAAAATCTACAACTACACAATTTTTAAGCTAGAACCGGTATGTCATATCAATATGTAATAGCTATCATACTAATGCCGCTTGTTACCTCTAAATCACCAATTTTACAATTACCGCAGAAACCCAAAGATTATAAGTTTCATATCCCAATTCACACTGTAATCTGATTCAATATTTCCATATCAATCTTGCTAATGTTGTTTGATAGCTAAAATGATTCAATTACACAATTAGATCAGACGCCCCAAATATCAAGTGGTAAAATGCCCAATTTCACAATGTAACCTAATTCCGCTAGTTTATTAAAGAGAATCATCATCTAATGTTGAGCCTGATAATCCCGCTTCTACATATTAATGAATCAACAAAAAATTATGCTTGTTCTTATCAAATAACGCTAGTTAATCAACCCTAATTTTGGCTTGAAAAACATCAACCAACATCAAAACTGTAGTTATGCCGCTAATGTGCACCGGCAAGGCAACCTAATTCTATATTTCCATATCAATCATGCTAATTTTGTTTGATAGCTAAAATGATTCAATTTCACAATTAGATCAGACGCCCAATATCAAGTGGTAAAATTCCCAATTTCACAATGTAACCTAATTCCGCTAGTTCATTAAAGAGAATCATGATCTAATGTTGATCCTGATAATCCCGCTTCGACATATCAATGAATCAACAAACAATTACGCTTGTTCTTATCAAATAACGCTAGTGGATCAACCCTAATTTTGGCTTTAAAaaacaacaatcaacatcaaACCTGTAGTTATGCCGCTAATGTGCACCGGCTTCACCGGATCATTTCTTTTCTTGCTCCTTCTTTCTCTTTTAGCTGCTTCAAGGTATAATGTAACCGCCGATTAGTTCAAGTATAAGGTTGGGACTGTCTAACAAAATAAACGGGATTGAATCGATACCTCTTAATGCCGTATTCGTCATTCTCAAGTGAAATCGATGTTCGTTACTATTTCACCGTTGTTAGTCTTCTTTCACCGACGGTCGGAATCGTCTTTTCTCCGTCGCTCCGAGTCGTTTGAAAGTCACCGAATTTTTTGATGAACAAATATGGTTATTGATTAGATACTGAGATTTAGCCGGGTTTTTAGGTATAGGAATTGACCATTTTAACCTTTGATTCAAATAATTACGTTTTAGCCAGACCCTTAAACATTTATTTAATCCCGCTTTTAATCGTCTGATCCAACGGTCAGGATTATAACGTATGTTATGTACGATTAGTCATTATGTAGGTTAACCgccctctatatatatattatacacaCACCAACCAACCTTCAGATGAGTGTGGGTGAAGAATGGTGCATGGAGGTGTCTTGCGGGTGAGTGTGCTGCTGGAAAACGGCACCAGAAGTTGGTCGGGTCTCCAACTCCGGTTACCGGATCTTTTTTAGAGAGAGTAGAGAGTTGAGAGATGATTGATAATGTTTTTTGTGTGTGTTAGAAAAGAAAGATGGGGGCTAGGGTTTTAAAATGAAGGAGAAGGGGAAAAGTGGGTTAAATAGCTAGGTTTTTTAAATGGgttgggcccaaggcccattaGCCCGTATTCAGTCTTTCATGAACAAAGGTctttttttggtttttattttttttaacaatgtaatttttttatttaatgaaattttgttagttttaattaaaaaaattaataattgggtaatcattgatagggcattattgggcattatctCACTACACTCATTTATGAAAAACGCCCCATAATGCTCCTTTACTGACTGGACAGACACGTGTCGCACAACGCCCATGAGTGGGTGCATTATTCATGTGTACCACTACACATTTCTTATCATGTATGAAATGTGCAAACTATGTGGTATTTAAACTTACATAATCTGATAGTTACAATAAGTTACATTATATTTACATATTTTCAATGTGACCTAATTTTTTCTCCATCTATACGAGCCATATAGCGCATTATACGACCCATTATTTGACATGTCAGATTATTCTTTACGGGTCGTATAActctatacgacccgtatagagaatgtgaaaataagattttatGGTATGACTTTATTAACaatgtaaaaatataaattcGGGTGGGGTGAGTTGTCAAGGGGAATAAGCagggtttttttatttatatattttgaatTAAGAGCTTGTGcataaaatacaaataaaaaatgaaaataagttttcactaaataaaaatataagtgtTGGTCTTGAGAACCCATGTAATACTTACAAAAATGAATTAGGTAAGGTAGAGTTTTGTATATAGGAAAGAGAGGTGGAGTAGATCATTACGAGGGAATAAAGAAAAAAGTGTTTTGTTGGTTATAAATTTAAGCTTTTGGTTTTATAttggtagtgtttggtatgcaggaatgagaggtggaatggaatgagtgattacgagggaatgaagaaaagagtatttggttggtcaatggaatggaatcacccattccaaaagatattccattccctcaaaatcattccttccaccccccatgttttttttccattccattcctcttgcaccattcgtCAACAACACCATAACCCACGACCTTccccacaacccaccaccactaccacccaccaccacccaccacccaccaccgacgccattgCCGCCAcccgccgccacccgccaccacctcaccccgacaacCACCACCGCCGGCGCCTCCCACTCGCCACTGTTATCACCCACAGCTGCaaccaaccgccaacgccactcgccgCGGCCGCCGCCCAtcaccatcgtcgacgccaccaccaccgccaccaccaaccgccacctttgctgccacccaccaccaacggccaccttgtcgccaccaccactcattgtcaccgccgcaccgccactcgccgctaccaccaccacccatcgccgccgccgacacccatcgacacccaccgccaccacctataaccacccacaatcactaccaccgaccaccaccaccactcaccgctaattttattactccgtttttcttgcctaccgaacaatacacaataataattcattccattcacatggtaaccaaacaagacatggaatggtatgatccattgcattccctcgtccattccattccttcctccattccattaccccataccaaacagaagTTTAAGcgtctcaaaaaaaaaaaaaaaacatttcattCCCTAAAAATCATTCCATCCACCTCATGTCTTTTTCAATGCATCTCCTCTTGCatcattcatcaacaacaccacaacccaccacctttgccaccaccaccactaccacccatCATCGACGCATCTACCAGTCACCGTCACCGTCTCCGCCGTCACCCCGACATCCACCTCCGTTgccacccaccgccaccaccaaccaccaccgccgccaacgCCACTGACCGCCGCCACCCGCCGTCTccgccaccacccaccgtcgcctccgccaccacccaccaccgccacctataaccacccataATCACTACCACCAACCACCATCACTCACAACTGATTTTATTCCTTCGTTTTTGCTTGCCTAAatcaatacacaataataattcatttcaTTCCCACATGAAATGATCCAAACAAGACATGAAATTGTAATGATCCATTACATAcactcgtccattccattacatACCCAAAGTCTATTTTAAAAAATCTAACGTAAACATAATAATATAATCTATATTATATAATACATTTCCTTAGGATTAAAATGTAATTTTGCCCTTAATTTTTAAGATGGCATATCAAACGTCACTGCTATTCCCCGTGAGTTTCATCCCACTCTTCCAAATATGCCCCTTCAATTAGGTTTTAGTGATTTCTTTATGTGGCAGATGGATTCATGAAATCAAACGTATATTGGTTTCAATCTCAAATAAATGGCATTAAAAGTTAATTGATGGTGTCGATTCGTTTCTTTTTGCCTGGTTGTGTTCTCTGATTCAAGAAGAAATAAAACACGCTACCTATATCTTTCATTAAACTTCCAATTTTCAGTTGCCCTAATTTCAAGGTTTTTATTATTCAGGAATTTGGCTCGTTCAGTGATACTCCTTTCTTGATTACAACGTTTATGCTTAATTCGATGTTTTAGTGGTTTAATTTCATCAATGTTTATGTTTACCAGGTTCTGCGTTACCCGCGGCGTTTATTTGGTTCTGCGTCAATTTCATCAACTATTCTATCTTCCAAAGGTGAAATCCTAAAATTTCTTCTTTATCTATAAAGGCTGGTAAACTATTGTAGGTAGCATACCTGATAAACTATTGTTACAGCTTGCGTTGGGGCTTAGAGAATACAGTTTATCCGACAGAAGTGGGACATTTTCTACAAAGATCATATTCACAAAATCAATGTCCCGGTTCAGGCAATCGCTGGTGAACAGGATGCAATATGTCCCTCTGAAGCCGTGGTATGTATGATCTCTAATCGTATATCGTTTTGGTGTTAATGTTTATGAGAAAGTAGTTTGTAGTTATTGTTTTGAACAACCTTTTGAGTTTTCATATATCTgcattgttttgttttgttttatctATTCATTAATTTTTCTGTATTTACTAAGTATGGGCTTTCGTATGTTTGTTCAAACTGGTCTGACCGGAAGGGGTAatattttatgagtgttcaaagcaggttgggttgggttgggttgggttgggtttaaAGGGTTATACTTTATGcgtgctcaaaagtcaaaacagGTTGGATGAAGTTGTACCTTTAAGTATCAACGAGTTATTAATCTTCTATTTGCGGGTTCCTTTTTTAGATTTATTATGTAAAAGTTAacttatttttatattatttttatttgtaaTGCAGACATGACGGAGAAGCCTATGTTATATGATGCTTGGGATGTTGCAAACAAGATTGGAATAATCTAAGGTAAAATGTCATTTCATTTTAAAGTGGAAATGTATGCTCAATCATTTTTGCAGTTCTGTTAGTTATGTTTGTTTTTTGACTAAGAGTAGTTAATTTGGATTCAACTTTGCTAATGGCTgttagttttgtttgttttttttaagagTAGTCAATATGGATTCAACTTTGCTAATGGAGCTACTTTACCTGCTTCAGTCATGTTTGTtattttgagattttttttaTCATACATTCTATTTAAATGATTGCATTTTTGATCTTGAAGCATTAAACGTGTTGCCGATCTGGAGGCACCATTTGATACACcggtaggggtgtaaacgagtcgGGCCGAGTCCGAGCCTTCcactactcgagctcggctcgtcatgCTTTTATGAAGCTCGGCTTGGTTCGAATCTATTTATTTGAGCTTGAGCTCGGCTTGTGAGTAAGAGCCAAATct of Helianthus annuus cultivar XRQ/B chromosome 1, HanXRQr2.0-SUNRISE, whole genome shotgun sequence contains these proteins:
- the LOC110940262 gene encoding uncharacterized protein LOC110940262; translation: MTKQPHKSKVNKKHTNYSLEDDDDDFEEPIRNLIVKRGENTRKRPSTTTNQDGEDFEPVKKKQSKNEKQMDPIEGKRKITDAEPFRSEPRPFYHYHHDVISLRCSPSGFLDTVKHFTEAQVADVKSIGFGDVLNIKLYHISTRLGYWLVRNYDEQYSTLNIGNHKIKITRDSVHDVFGIPKGNVIVREKNKPRKGAIVENNTATQGAETTIDEFKNQWPDRNKITHTLLARTMSEQTTGGRLFKLNFLAYWNTLFVEITKSTTVKQSFLLAIDKEEDIPNLDWCSFVLESLKRTRQGWKKLDSQYNGPVAFLTLLYSHYFNQRHKIFDEPVKMPVIHYVTSGMIDDVEEYLYNNGPLGVEDCDEVEEDEGASADNLVYSYLKDAVETVEEKMETSEKEVGKIMSPK